The Pyrococcus kukulkanii genome contains a region encoding:
- a CDS encoding DUF366 family protein, producing the protein MELLVIKDRKINYDGSAIRSHWAYRNFGVLGDSLVVFRGRCEVKVEEMVDIEDLRQRKEIKSDDMVHYIVEVFWHPDVLLASALQKLFIARLCELLSERGVKVERKGDDIYVGDRKLSISIATISPVSIKIHIGINVTSRGVPQDVKAIGLQELGIDPEEFMEESGRVLVEEFLKVRKDSMKVRWVS; encoded by the coding sequence ATGGAGCTCCTCGTAATTAAGGACAGGAAAATTAACTATGATGGCTCGGCAATAAGGAGTCACTGGGCCTACAGGAACTTCGGTGTTCTTGGAGATTCTTTGGTGGTATTTAGGGGAAGGTGCGAGGTTAAGGTCGAGGAGATGGTTGACATCGAGGATTTGAGGCAGAGGAAAGAGATAAAGAGTGATGACATGGTTCACTATATAGTTGAGGTCTTCTGGCATCCCGACGTTTTACTTGCCTCGGCGTTGCAGAAGCTGTTCATAGCTAGGCTCTGCGAGTTGCTATCAGAGAGGGGGGTTAAGGTGGAGAGAAAGGGAGACGACATATACGTTGGTGATAGGAAGCTGAGCATATCGATAGCAACGATATCTCCTGTGAGCATTAAGATTCACATTGGGATAAATGTAACATCTAGAGGAGTTCCCCAGGATGTTAAGGCTATTGGCCTTCAAGAGCTGGGCATAGATCCTGAGGAGTTCATGGAGGAAAGTGGGAGGGTTCTAGTTGAGGAGTTCCTTAAGGTGAGGAAGGATTCTATGAAGGTGCGGTGGGTTTCCTAG
- a CDS encoding diacylglycerol/polyprenol kinase family protein: MSWVHVGIALASILVAIAITKELGERYAWVNRKIIHFSIVPAILMMYLGLIEAKIFSAFAFAFAISQLSSHVLKRELEWFQIPGNYGEVFFALSAGVISLLFNPKYATALLSVMAVSDGVTGVIRFFYFRKKGIDVKLKKHWTGSLGFFLTSLVIALVFLNATTLVRIAWALILTLAEYQPWLDDNLAVPLAGGILSLFL, from the coding sequence ATGTCCTGGGTTCACGTTGGAATAGCCTTGGCATCCATATTAGTTGCAATAGCAATCACAAAAGAGCTTGGAGAGAGGTATGCCTGGGTGAACAGAAAGATAATCCACTTCTCGATAGTCCCCGCAATACTCATGATGTACCTCGGCCTTATAGAGGCAAAGATTTTCTCAGCATTTGCCTTTGCATTTGCAATTAGCCAGCTCTCTTCTCACGTATTAAAGAGAGAACTCGAGTGGTTTCAAATCCCAGGAAATTACGGAGAAGTTTTCTTTGCCCTTTCAGCAGGTGTAATATCCCTGCTCTTCAACCCAAAATATGCCACAGCACTCCTATCGGTCATGGCTGTAAGTGATGGAGTAACCGGAGTAATAAGGTTCTTCTACTTCAGAAAGAAGGGTATTGATGTTAAGCTTAAAAAGCACTGGACTGGCAGCTTAGGCTTCTTCTTAACTTCCCTGGTAATAGCCCTGGTATTTTTAAATGCCACTACACTAGTTAGAATAGCATGGGCACTAATACTCACACTGGCAGAGTATCAGCCGTGGCTAGATGACAACCTAGCAGTACCACTGGCAGGGGGAATCTTAAGTTTATTCCTGTAG
- a CDS encoding LEA type 2 family protein, giving the protein MGKVGAIIAVVFLVWLIYAGYFALNFHPRVSANWGAIEGDNIDVEFRMDLGNPSPLPLSVENVTLKLADVPVATINKIKVGFLAQKVTITSTINLDKVVDGFIAHIKNKEDSTVEISGTAKILNVIPYQFTHSTQLKTNILSYLQELKQEPKTYTIGGLLPVKTPGIEGIYAKWGDVSREGIEIIGDIKLYNQNNFPLPITNLKAELYMNDIKVGKGEIIKGAIIPAGGYGTVKVRVVLFPDPFKEAVKKHIMNGEVSRVRVNIEFYAKIAGEEVVIPVKDIETTIETNLLGSLSFS; this is encoded by the coding sequence ATGGGAAAAGTTGGGGCTATAATAGCGGTGGTATTTTTGGTTTGGTTGATATACGCTGGCTACTTTGCACTGAACTTTCATCCAAGGGTTTCCGCTAACTGGGGTGCCATAGAGGGGGATAACATAGATGTTGAATTCAGGATGGATTTAGGAAATCCTTCTCCTCTCCCTCTAAGTGTTGAGAATGTTACCCTAAAACTTGCTGATGTCCCAGTTGCGACGATAAATAAAATCAAAGTGGGGTTTCTGGCCCAAAAGGTAACGATAACGTCGACGATTAACTTAGATAAGGTTGTTGATGGTTTTATAGCTCACATCAAAAACAAAGAAGATAGTACTGTTGAGATTAGTGGGACTGCGAAGATACTTAACGTGATTCCTTATCAATTCACTCACTCAACGCAATTAAAAACGAACATCTTGTCCTATCTCCAGGAGTTAAAACAGGAACCTAAGACGTATACAATCGGTGGTTTACTCCCCGTCAAGACCCCTGGGATTGAGGGTATATATGCAAAGTGGGGTGACGTCTCTAGGGAGGGGATAGAGATCATTGGAGATATAAAATTGTACAACCAAAATAATTTTCCATTGCCAATAACGAACTTGAAGGCTGAGCTCTATATGAATGATATTAAGGTTGGTAAAGGGGAGATAATAAAAGGAGCTATAATCCCCGCTGGGGGTTACGGGACTGTAAAGGTAAGAGTTGTGCTGTTCCCAGATCCATTCAAAGAGGCAGTTAAGAAACATATAATGAATGGAGAGGTTAGTAGGGTTAGAGTCAACATAGAGTTCTATGCAAAGATTGCTGGGGAGGAAGTTGTTATCCCAGTTAAGGATATTGAAACTACTATTGAGACAAACTTGTTAGGGTCCTTAAGTTTTAGCTGA
- a CDS encoding P-loop NTPase family protein, producing the protein MIGVAGINVKFEGELDDGFERGFMTSFARRYLPDVFPTKGNPHVVVKRVKGGGFRVLNYLYDYNGIDEYLVESQAPEAYENEAPVFFLLQAVARAGAKIGKIFITDSVAVSDGRRGVLFVGYPHTGKSTISALSLSHGLTVLSTENTVVDAKSLRIVGGTTVLIYDPRIEDLYNVRLPYDSLTRSGYRVKEIESEKRQKILGKVKVNAIVILHSAFNCKGASFSPVKGRKIKKSLWYFSTALIKGVDYYEPQPLNMPVNEVMMKNLEEFLERASKVKMYEAFGNHLDVFKRSLELIDYEV; encoded by the coding sequence ATGATAGGAGTTGCCGGAATAAATGTTAAATTTGAAGGGGAGCTTGATGATGGCTTTGAAAGGGGATTCATGACTTCCTTTGCTAGAAGGTACCTTCCTGATGTTTTTCCGACTAAAGGTAATCCACATGTAGTTGTCAAGAGGGTTAAGGGCGGAGGATTTAGGGTTTTGAATTACCTTTATGACTATAATGGAATTGATGAGTACCTTGTGGAATCTCAAGCTCCAGAGGCGTACGAGAATGAGGCTCCCGTTTTCTTCCTCCTTCAAGCTGTTGCAAGAGCTGGGGCCAAGATTGGTAAGATATTCATTACAGACTCGGTGGCAGTTTCGGATGGGAGGAGGGGAGTTCTTTTCGTTGGCTATCCGCACACGGGGAAGAGCACAATTTCTGCCCTCTCCCTCTCCCATGGACTTACGGTGTTAAGTACCGAAAATACGGTTGTTGATGCAAAAAGCCTGAGGATAGTTGGAGGAACTACAGTTTTGATATACGATCCCAGGATAGAGGACCTATACAACGTAAGATTGCCCTACGATTCCCTCACGAGAAGTGGTTACAGGGTCAAGGAGATAGAGTCTGAGAAGAGGCAGAAAATCCTAGGAAAGGTTAAGGTTAATGCCATAGTTATTCTTCACTCTGCTTTTAACTGTAAAGGGGCGAGCTTTTCACCTGTCAAAGGAAGGAAGATCAAGAAGAGCCTGTGGTACTTTTCAACAGCTTTAATAAAGGGGGTGGATTACTATGAGCCTCAGCCGTTAAACATGCCTGTAAATGAAGTCATGATGAAGAACCTTGAGGAGTTCCTTGAGAGGGCATCAAAGGTTAAGATGTACGAGGCCTTTGGTAACCATCTTGATGTATTCAAGAGATCACTTGAGCTGATAGACTATGAGGTATGA
- the lysS gene encoding lysine--tRNA ligase, with translation MVHWADHMAEKIIRERGEKELYVVESGITPSGYVHIGNFRELFTAYIVGHALRDKGYEVRHIHMWDDYDRFRKVPKNVPQEWREYLGMPVREVPDPWGCHDSYAEHFMDLFENEVEKLGMEVDFLYASELYKRGEYSEEIRKAFENRDKIMAILNKYREIAKQPSLPENWWPAMVYCPKHRRESEILEWDGEWKVKFRCPEGHEGWTDIRDGNVKLRWRVDWPMRWAHFGVDFEPAGKDHLAAGSSYDTGKDIIKEVYGKNAPLTLMYEFVGIKGQKGKMSGSKGNVILLSDLYEVLEPGLVRFIYARHRPNKEIKIDLGLGLLNLYDEFDKVERIYFGVEEGKGDVEELKRTYELSMPKKPERLIAQAPFRFLAVLVQLPHMTEERIISTLISQGHVPKALDYDDLERIKLRIKLAKNWVEKYAPDDVKFVILDKPPEIEIPEEIIEAMFEVAQWLESHESFTVDELNNVLYDAAKKRGIPSKSWFSTLYKVFIGRERGPRLASFLASLDREFVIRRLRLEA, from the coding sequence ATGGTTCACTGGGCCGATCACATGGCTGAGAAGATAATCAGGGAGAGGGGAGAGAAGGAGCTTTACGTTGTTGAGAGTGGAATAACGCCGAGCGGTTACGTTCACATAGGGAACTTCAGGGAACTCTTTACTGCTTACATAGTTGGCCACGCCCTGAGGGATAAAGGCTATGAAGTTAGGCACATCCATATGTGGGATGATTACGATAGATTCAGGAAAGTTCCAAAGAATGTCCCCCAAGAATGGAGGGAGTACTTGGGAATGCCCGTTAGGGAGGTTCCTGACCCCTGGGGCTGTCATGACAGTTACGCTGAGCACTTCATGGATTTGTTTGAAAATGAAGTGGAAAAGCTCGGTATGGAGGTCGACTTCCTCTATGCGAGCGAGCTCTACAAGAGGGGTGAGTATTCGGAGGAAATTAGAAAGGCTTTCGAGAACAGGGATAAGATCATGGCCATCCTGAACAAGTACAGAGAGATAGCTAAGCAACCTTCCCTGCCAGAGAACTGGTGGCCGGCCATGGTTTATTGCCCAAAGCACAGGAGGGAGAGTGAAATCTTAGAATGGGATGGAGAGTGGAAGGTTAAGTTCAGGTGCCCAGAGGGTCACGAGGGCTGGACTGATATAAGGGATGGGAACGTTAAGCTGAGGTGGAGGGTTGACTGGCCAATGCGCTGGGCCCACTTTGGAGTTGACTTTGAACCAGCTGGGAAGGATCACTTGGCTGCGGGTTCAAGTTACGATACTGGTAAGGATATAATAAAGGAAGTGTATGGAAAGAATGCTCCTCTAACCCTGATGTACGAGTTCGTTGGTATTAAGGGTCAGAAGGGCAAGATGAGTGGGAGTAAGGGTAACGTCATTCTCCTGAGTGATTTATACGAGGTTCTTGAGCCAGGACTCGTTAGGTTCATCTACGCGAGGCACAGGCCAAATAAGGAGATCAAGATTGATCTTGGCCTTGGCCTGCTTAACCTCTATGACGAATTTGATAAAGTTGAGAGGATATACTTTGGAGTCGAGGAAGGGAAAGGAGACGTTGAGGAGCTTAAGAGGACTTACGAGCTTTCAATGCCGAAGAAGCCTGAAAGGCTAATAGCTCAAGCTCCCTTCAGGTTCTTAGCTGTTCTTGTTCAGCTACCTCACATGACGGAGGAAAGGATAATATCAACTTTAATCTCCCAGGGACACGTTCCTAAGGCTCTGGATTACGATGACTTGGAGAGGATTAAGCTTAGGATAAAGCTGGCCAAGAATTGGGTGGAGAAGTACGCGCCCGATGATGTCAAGTTTGTAATACTTGACAAGCCTCCCGAGATTGAAATCCCAGAAGAGATAATAGAGGCAATGTTTGAGGTTGCTCAGTGGTTGGAGAGCCATGAATCGTTTACTGTCGATGAGCTGAACAACGTCCTATACGATGCTGCGAAGAAGAGAGGGATACCGAGCAAGAGTTGGTTCTCGACCCTCTACAAAGTGTTCATTGGAAGGGAGAGGGGTCCAAGGCTCGCCAGCTTCTTAGCATCACTTGACAGGGAGTTCGTGATAAGGAGGCTCAGGTTGGAGGCTTAA
- a CDS encoding beta-ribofuranosylaminobenzene 5'-phosphate synthase family protein: MVIKVRAPAHLHTGNPDLSGDMGRLFGTLGFAIEYPYLEIEVSEAGKDKANDRDALKFLERLRERHEFPPVEIEVRHYIPKWVGVGFHTTLALSLGKAVSELFGLNLSWEDIALTVRRGLITALGLYAVKVGGFIVEGGFPVDKREKVVPPLIFRGEVPEDWLFVVAIPKTPRKALAEVRKREDEILENLKKMPPELADRLSRIVLMKILPAFVEKDIRTFGEGLYQFNHLLGEFWSDYQENVYCCDLVNEGIKIMLEDLYCACQTSWGPTFYGLTDSREKAEECVGKLNAFLEENGDGGEVFITKADNGGARWLRL; this comes from the coding sequence ATGGTGATAAAAGTTAGGGCCCCTGCTCACCTTCACACGGGAAATCCCGATTTAAGCGGCGACATGGGAAGACTATTTGGGACACTTGGCTTTGCTATAGAGTACCCTTACCTGGAAATAGAAGTCAGTGAGGCAGGGAAGGATAAAGCGAACGATAGAGACGCTTTGAAGTTCCTTGAGAGGTTGAGGGAGAGACATGAGTTTCCTCCAGTTGAAATAGAGGTTAGGCATTACATTCCAAAGTGGGTCGGGGTAGGCTTTCACACAACCTTGGCCTTAAGCTTGGGAAAGGCCGTCAGCGAGCTCTTCGGTCTAAACTTATCCTGGGAGGATATCGCGCTAACGGTGAGGAGAGGTTTGATAACTGCCCTCGGCCTTTACGCTGTAAAGGTTGGTGGATTTATAGTTGAAGGGGGTTTTCCAGTTGATAAGAGAGAGAAGGTAGTTCCTCCCCTGATATTTAGGGGAGAAGTCCCTGAGGACTGGCTCTTTGTCGTTGCTATCCCCAAAACCCCACGAAAAGCTCTGGCAGAGGTAAGAAAGAGGGAGGATGAGATACTTGAAAACTTAAAGAAGATGCCTCCGGAACTAGCTGACAGGCTTTCAAGAATAGTTCTGATGAAGATCCTCCCGGCGTTCGTTGAGAAGGACATCAGAACTTTTGGAGAGGGCCTCTACCAGTTCAACCACCTCTTAGGTGAGTTTTGGAGTGATTATCAGGAGAACGTTTACTGCTGCGACCTCGTTAACGAGGGGATAAAGATAATGCTTGAAGACCTTTATTGTGCTTGTCAAACCAGCTGGGGTCCAACATTTTACGGGCTAACGGATAGTAGGGAGAAGGCCGAGGAATGCGTGGGTAAGTTGAATGCATTTTTGGAGGAGAATGGGGACGGCGGTGAAGTTTTCATAACCAAAGCGGATAATGGTGGTGCAAGGTGGTTAAGGCTGTAG
- a CDS encoding class I SAM-dependent methyltransferase: MGFTEYYRAFPTYTDLRSQEYKKRLDDLEPLLLKHMKRRGRVLDLACGVGGFSFLLEDHGFEVIGIDISEDMIARAKRYAQERESKVEFILGDAKNLPFNDREFDYVIFIDSLVHFTPLELNQVFKEVRRVLRPDGKFIIQFTDLRELLPRLKESLVVGQEYWISKIIPDQEEKTVVIEFQSENDSFRVRFNVWGKTAVELLGKLYFRKEAQEKINDYSYLIVYQLK, translated from the coding sequence ATGGGATTTACAGAATACTACAGGGCATTCCCAACGTATACCGATTTAAGGTCGCAAGAATACAAGAAGAGACTGGATGATCTTGAACCCCTACTTCTTAAACACATGAAAAGGAGGGGAAGAGTTCTAGACTTAGCCTGCGGCGTCGGAGGGTTTTCATTTCTCCTTGAAGATCATGGATTTGAGGTAATAGGTATTGACATAAGCGAGGACATGATAGCGAGAGCCAAAAGGTACGCCCAAGAGCGAGAGTCCAAAGTTGAATTCATCCTTGGGGATGCCAAAAACTTGCCCTTCAATGATAGAGAGTTTGACTACGTCATATTTATAGACAGCCTAGTCCACTTTACGCCTCTTGAACTCAATCAGGTGTTCAAGGAAGTTAGGAGAGTCCTCAGGCCTGATGGGAAGTTCATAATTCAGTTCACTGACTTGAGGGAACTCCTCCCAAGATTAAAAGAAAGCCTCGTAGTCGGACAAGAGTACTGGATAAGCAAGATAATCCCAGATCAAGAAGAAAAAACCGTTGTAATAGAATTCCAGAGCGAGAATGACTCCTTTAGGGTGAGGTTTAACGTTTGGGGCAAAACCGCAGTAGAACTACTTGGCAAGCTGTACTTCAGGAAGGAAGCCCAGGAAAAGATAAACGACTACTCATACCTCATAGTCTATCAGCTCAAGTGA
- a CDS encoding DUF2139 domain-containing protein, translating into MILEKLERYPPRYGPEWGSGGIFGLRYHNDTLYFTLAFEGEAHFITSDSHKVYEFELVGPRPTSGGDTYNAVEVIDEFIYFGGWVHAPAKFRGKAQGNATIDFSHKHSHVHEYDTSNGRVRLVWKESLHHPERWVGEVSEILYNPYTDELLLCREDGHENLGVYSLDRHNGKIRRLNDRPSPKATQVHDVAFFGIGKNYTRGLEEVHALDMVTEKWERFSLGSSVDGGNYLEPHLGAMASINNRAFAFVRGGVFVGNPFNEEEFRFVRLFDFYTFYAPFRVNALPFGGGVLIGFNAHHDAYYRPRSEEELRYYTFTNTIVGPSVLVYVIPPMVKIVGIFGARITSLEKVGDKIIVATSNTPNTGALDATPFDTGHRDFIILDHAVIKESPPVRFTVPLRFPSEAMKLDAGTFGGIPLDGYRSPRLIINASKNNKLRIYEYDLALPLSDATYDEFDIKKGRNVIDLSSFSGIVSFKLEKEDFKGLAKIELR; encoded by the coding sequence ATGATTCTCGAAAAACTTGAAAGGTACCCACCAAGATATGGTCCAGAGTGGGGAAGTGGGGGAATTTTTGGCTTAAGGTACCACAACGACACCCTGTATTTTACGCTGGCTTTTGAAGGGGAAGCTCACTTTATAACTAGTGATTCCCACAAGGTTTACGAGTTTGAGCTTGTTGGTCCAAGGCCTACTTCTGGAGGAGATACTTATAATGCCGTGGAAGTTATTGATGAATTCATATACTTTGGCGGCTGGGTTCACGCTCCCGCAAAGTTCAGGGGGAAGGCCCAGGGAAATGCCACCATAGACTTCTCTCATAAGCACTCCCACGTTCACGAGTACGACACTTCCAACGGAAGGGTAAGGCTGGTGTGGAAGGAGAGCCTCCATCATCCAGAGAGATGGGTGGGGGAGGTTAGCGAGATCCTCTACAATCCCTACACTGACGAGCTTTTATTATGCAGAGAAGATGGCCACGAAAATCTTGGTGTTTATTCTTTAGACAGACATAATGGAAAAATAAGGAGGCTAAATGATAGACCAAGCCCTAAGGCAACCCAGGTTCACGATGTTGCTTTCTTTGGCATCGGTAAAAACTACACAAGAGGGCTAGAGGAGGTTCATGCTTTAGACATGGTTACCGAGAAGTGGGAGAGATTTTCCCTGGGGAGCAGTGTAGACGGTGGAAATTACTTGGAACCACATCTCGGTGCAATGGCCTCGATAAACAACAGGGCCTTTGCATTCGTGAGGGGGGGCGTTTTTGTGGGTAATCCCTTCAACGAGGAAGAGTTCAGGTTCGTAAGGCTGTTCGACTTCTATACATTCTACGCTCCCTTCAGGGTCAACGCACTTCCCTTTGGTGGCGGAGTTTTGATAGGCTTCAACGCCCACCACGATGCATACTACAGGCCTAGGAGCGAGGAGGAGTTGAGGTACTACACGTTCACGAATACTATAGTCGGGCCAAGCGTTCTGGTCTACGTAATTCCTCCAATGGTTAAGATTGTCGGGATCTTCGGGGCGAGAATTACATCACTTGAGAAGGTTGGAGATAAGATAATCGTCGCTACGAGCAACACGCCAAACACTGGGGCATTAGATGCTACGCCCTTCGACACGGGTCATAGGGATTTCATAATCCTTGATCACGCTGTTATAAAGGAATCTCCTCCAGTTAGATTTACCGTTCCATTAAGGTTTCCCTCTGAGGCAATGAAGCTTGATGCTGGAACTTTTGGTGGGATTCCTCTAGATGGCTACAGGAGCCCGAGGCTCATCATAAATGCTAGTAAGAATAACAAGCTTAGAATATATGAGTATGATCTTGCCTTGCCCTTAAGCGATGCTACCTATGACGAGTTTGATATTAAGAAGGGCAGGAACGTTATAGACTTGAGCTCCTTCTCTGGAATAGTATCCTTCAAGCTCGAGAAGGAAGACTTCAAGGGCTTAGCTAAGATAGAGCTGAGGTGA